The genomic segment GATTAAGTTAAAATTAGATGCAGTTGTTGTGATATTGGTTTGTGTTTTTACAGACTCAAAATATTTACTTTGGAATTAATCAATAGAACTAAATTTGGCAATCTATTGTTAATAAGTTGATTTTATTTTTGTGTAAAATATGAATAGTCAAGATTAGAGTACTGGACATCAATAGATATTGCTGTTCTGTGAGGCACAGAACAGGGAAAATTACCGTTCATTGGTGTTTTAGTGTAGCGACACCAACAACTTTTTATCTCATGTCCAATACTCTAAGTCAATATCTTTTTATCATTTTTTTAAGAATTTTTTTTTTGATAAAAATGATAATTGTTGCAACAACTATTTTTTATTTTCGTATAATCAACTGGAATATAAATAATAATACTATTGAAGAGATAGAATAACAAGCACAATCAACTAACAATAACTACTTTATATAAATTTTTATTTTTTCCATGAAAAAGCATATTTTTTTCAAGCAAAAAGAGAACGTTACTTTTGCTGCTTTATTAGGGCTGATTGTTTTATCTTTTGTATTGATGTATTTTCAGCATAATCAAAACAAGTTATATTATCAAGAGACAAATTCTGATGAAACTCCAGTTTCAAAGTTAAATGCAAAGTCTTTTGGTGAGCAAGATACATCACCTCATTTTTTACCAGCTTTATAAATTCTTTAAATCCATTAAAAAGCATAGAAAAACTTTATATTCATAAAAAAAATACCGTCCTTTAAACCATCAATTTACCTTTGTGAGTTGATGGTTTTTAATTTGCAGTCTAAAGACTACACTACACCAAGTACATGAAAATAGCTTATTTATCTACTTTTTATCCGTTTCGTGGAGGAATTGCACAGTTTAATGCACTTTTGTATCGCAATTTTGAAAAGCTGAATGTTTCGGTTTCTGCTTATAATTTTACCACACAATATCCAGAATTGCTTTTCCCTGGACAGACACAGTATGCCACTTCGGAAGACAACGCAGACCCTATTCCTACACAACGAACTATAAGTAGCATAAATCCTATTTCATATCTAAATACAGCTTCAAAGATTACCAAAGAAAAGCCTAATTTGCTTCTAATGCGTTATTGGTTACCTTTTTTTGCACCAGCTTTGGGAACGGTAGCTAAAAAGTTGAAGAAAAAAGGAACAAAATCGATTGTCATTGTAGATAATATGATTCCTCATGAAAAGCGTTTTTTTGATGAAACTTTTACCAAATATTTCCTCAAAAATACAGATGCTTATATCGTAATGAGCAAATCAGTAGAAAGAGACCTTTTGGAGCGAAAACCAGATGCAAAATATATTTTTCATCCACATCCAATTTATGAGCATTTTGGAGAAAAAATAGCCAAAAAAGAAGCCTTAGAAAAACTAGGACTATCAGAAATTGAAGGGATAGAGCATAAAAAAATCTTACTCTATTTTGGTTTTGTTAGAAAGTATAAAGGTTTGGATTTGCTCTTGGAAGCCTTCAAATATCTTGATGAGAGTTATTTTTTAATCATTGCAGGAGAGTCGTATTTGTCAGATAGTGAAAATGCAGCATTACAAAGCCAATTAGACAATCATCCAAAAAAACAAAACATAGATACTCGTCTGCGTTATGTTTCCGACCAAGAAGTAAATTTGCTTTTTTCGGCTGCTGATGCCAATGTCTTGCCTTACAGACATGCTACACAAAGTGGTGTTTCTGCTATTGCTTTTCATTTTGAAGTACCTTCTGTAGTTACTGATGTGGGAGGACTTCGTGATTTGATAGAGCCTTACAATGCAGGAACAATTGCCAAAGAACCAACATCAAAAGCGATTCAAGGTGCTATAGAAGAACTTTTTGAGAATAAAAAAGACATAGATTATGACGAAAACTTAAGAGACTTTAAAGAAAAATATTCGTGGGAAAATCTAGCAAAGAAGATTTTGGAGCTTTATGAAGAGATAAAATAATATTTTTTTGTTTCGACAAAAACCACTTTTTAGTCTATCAACAAAATTCTGCTGGCTAACTATTTGAAGTAAAAAGCGTTACAATAATAAATCCTATTCTATAAATAATTCAATAAAAAACAGTCAAGACAAAGCTATAAGCTATCAGATAAGATAGTTTGTAATTTTTTACTTGTCGCTACTTTTTCTATTCTATTTACTTTGTAGCAATACGGATATGAACATAAATAATGATATAAATACAGAAAAATCTTCTAGCTTACGCCCAATTTTCCCACCTACAAAGCGTCCTCCAGAAGAGCAGCCTCTAGCAGAAACTTTACACAAAAACATTGTAGAT from the Bernardetia sp. genome contains:
- a CDS encoding glycosyltransferase, whose translation is MKIAYLSTFYPFRGGIAQFNALLYRNFEKLNVSVSAYNFTTQYPELLFPGQTQYATSEDNADPIPTQRTISSINPISYLNTASKITKEKPNLLLMRYWLPFFAPALGTVAKKLKKKGTKSIVIVDNMIPHEKRFFDETFTKYFLKNTDAYIVMSKSVERDLLERKPDAKYIFHPHPIYEHFGEKIAKKEALEKLGLSEIEGIEHKKILLYFGFVRKYKGLDLLLEAFKYLDESYFLIIAGESYLSDSENAALQSQLDNHPKKQNIDTRLRYVSDQEVNLLFSAADANVLPYRHATQSGVSAIAFHFEVPSVVTDVGGLRDLIEPYNAGTIAKEPTSKAIQGAIEELFENKKDIDYDENLRDFKEKYSWENLAKKILELYEEIK